The Dermacentor variabilis isolate Ectoservices chromosome 4, ASM5094787v1, whole genome shotgun sequence genome contains the following window.
TGCGAGCGAAATCaagattcttctttttctttattgcttcttgTAGCGCGCGCGCCTCTGGAGCCcgccgtcttctttctcttcttgtctGCTCCCATGAGTTTCAACAGCTTCCGGCCGCGAAAGGTTTTCTTCTCATTGGAAGCAGCCTTCAAGTGTGTAGAGATGTTGCACAGGTCTCCGAACGAGTCTTCCTTTGGATTTTAAGAGACACGAGCGCGGCTTCACATTGACTCAAGAATATGCTTCAATGACCTTAGCGAGGTTGCAGAAGGATCTACGAATGCGTGCGCCGATCAAAACGATATGTCCTTGGTTCATTGTCTTTGTTGACTTCTTGCGTTACAATGTTCTCTCAGTTCTTTCAGATATTCCCTGTTCCATCTTTTCCACCAATCTTTCATAATTTTTTGCCTATTTCTGCACATTTCTTCTATGCTGACCTATCTTCAACTTCGGTAATGTCTTTAATCCTATGCTTTCCAGGTATTAAGGATAGCTTAAACTTCAGTTGTCGTTCTTTGCATCTGTTATCTTGATAACAGTCTTTTTCCAATAACTTTCCTCATTGCTGAAATCATGCTTCGTACCATCCTTTCATAAAAGCCTCCCAACCAAGGCGCTTGTTCTGCGATGTACTTCCATTTGATTTGATCTCCTTGGCTTGCTCTTTTGGAGACTTCTTCCTGTAGTTCTGTAATCATACGGTTGATGTCTCTGTTGGCCCTCTTGAACGTCCTTGCGTTGTCACTGTAAATGGTGCAACTTGACCCTCGTCTCGCTGTAAATCTTCAGAATGCATGATAGAATGCTTCTCTTGTCGTGTTGTCCGCAACTTCTAGATGCACAGCTCGTGTAGTAGCACATACAAATATTGCAAAATACTGTGTTGTAGTGCTTTTTATTGTGTCTTCTACAAGTAACGGACCAGCTAAATCCACACCGATTACTTTAAATGGTTGTTGCTCGTTGACTCTGTCAGCAGGAAGTGGGGCTGTTTCTTGCTGCACCGGTCTGGCGTCAAATCGTTGGCACTTTCGACATCCCTGAATTATCTTATTCAGTAGCTGTCTTCCTTGTATTATCCAGTAATTAGATAATGTGACGCTTATTCCTTCATGCAGCGTGAGTCGATGAATATGGTGTACCAGCAGCTCTCGTTGCAGACTCTCTATCAGCACCTCAATGTTTTCCCTGTGCTCTGACTTGAGTGACTCGATCTCGGCAGCGTGCTTGGCCTCCAGACTCCGCTCTATGTTTTCCAGCTCCTGGTAGTACTTCAGCCTTTGCGAGCCAAGCGTGTCAGCGTACTCCTCCACTGCGTGCTTCAGTAGAAGTAGCTCTTCGTCTTTCAACTTCACTTCTTCCTGGTACTGCTTCTGTCTTGCAAGCAGTTCCTTCAGATGTCTCCTGTGGTCTACCTCGGTCCCTCGGAGCTTCTCCTCAAGATTCTGCAGTGTAAGCTCGTACCCTGCATGAACAGTCTCCACTTGATCTTTCAGCCTAGACTTCTCCTCAGAGAGCATAGACTCATATTCGGCGCGTGCCGCTTCCGCCTCTcgtcgcaacgtcgcattctctTCTGCAAGTCGTCTAATTGCAGTGCTTTGCTCAACCGTCGAGCCCAAGCTGGCCCTTGTGATTCTCTCTGCAAGCTCTACGATTTTGTCCGTTTCTTTCTTGAGGGAATCAAGTGCACTGCGGAGTGACTCTGTCTTTTTCTGCTCTACCTCGAGGGCAGAGGACAGTTTTCGGACCACTTCACCGTGCTTGTTGATAAGCTCTGCCATTTCGGCAGAAGCCTTCGCCTGCTGTTCTTTGGTACACCGTCTAAGAGCCTGCTCCTTTTCCCGGAGGCTGCAACGGAGGACGTGCAGCTCTTCCGTCATGCGTCTCCGCTCGTCAGCTAGCCTTGCCTCCACCGTTTTCTCTAGCTGCTCCACTTCTTCCCGATGCTTGCTCAGCAGCTCCTTGGTACGTACCATCTGCTCAGAGAGGAGTGCCGTTTTCTCCTGAGAATACTGCTTCTCGAGGCTTGCCTTGACGTTCAGCAGAACATGACAACAACATGACTGTCTTCTACCTTCTGCTAATTCAACTGCAGTCTGCAGAAAAACATTTGATGTGAGGTTCATAAACTGGCAAGTAGATGTTTTCTCTTCCAGATTTTCAATTTCACCCGGAGTAGATGCTGTACACTGTGCAATCAGTTCTTTGCTTCGGCACATAGACGTCGCATGCCATTTTCGACATATCTTGCACCTAATGTTTGCCTTACATGTTTTAGCAGTATGCCGAAGCCTGGTACAGCGGAAACATCTGTTTGCCTCTTTGAGCTTCATTTTCTTATCGTCATAAGGCATCGTTCTCCTACAATCATCAGTTTAATGAGTAGTATTCTCGCAAAATATGCAAAAATTTGCAGCTGTACTATGAAAATTAACAGTTCTTGTCTGCTGCTTACTCTCAGTTCTGTTGCCGTGGCTTTCTCTCCTTTCTGTCGACAATTCCTCTCTGCACTCTACCTGATCTTCTGTGTATTTCATCGAGCGCCTAAGAATATCTTCTTGACGTAAAGTCGCGTTCTGATCGTGTGCTGGAGATCTGTTGACCACTTCTCTTTGTTTTAACTGGAATCCAATGTACAGATCCACTGGCAAAGCTCTTGTCAGGATCGGAAGCAACATCGATGCATAGGACTCGCTTTTCAATCCTAAGGATTCCAATCCACGTATGTGCACTTGCACCTTTTGTGACAGCTTTCTTAAACCGTCATGGTCATTGCAGCTTGCTACTCTATTCAAGTTAGTTAATTTTTTCCTATGCATTTCTACCAGCACGTCATCTTTTCCGTACTTCTGCTTGAGTAGATCAATGGCATTGCCATAGTTACTGTCGGAAAACTGTAGTCCCTCCACGGCAGCTGCCGCTTTTCCGGTTAGTGATGACAGAAGGTACGTAAATTTCTGATTTCCGTTCAAGGCGGTTCTTTCGTGTACAGCTGTTCCAAATTGCCGCCAAAATCTCTGCCACCTCATTTTATCGCCGTCAAACTTCATTATTTCTAGCTTTGGCAGCTTCACTGTTGTTGCTTGCTGCGATTGTCTAGCTTCGCCATTAAAGTTGGATAGCTCCCTCGCTGTTTCCCGCATTTCTTGTCGAGAAAGGTACGCGTTGATGCTGTGCAGATCACTTATTATCTTTAACTCGTACTCAGTGGTCTTCGCAAATTGCGAGTCAGCTGTTTCGGATGTTCTGAACTGCTCCATCTGCTCGTCTGCTTTCCTTAGCGAGTCTGGAATACCTTTGATCTGGCTGGCTATCAGCGACATCGCTGTAGGATCCTGATTTTCCTCCAGTTTCATTTCAGCATCGCTCACTAAGTTAGTTATTTGCGTCCTCAGCGTTTTTCGCTTTTTCATAATCACTTCTCTGTTCATCTTGACCAATTGAGTAAACTGCTGGTCGCTTACAGATTCTAGCGGCGAAACGTCATCGGAGTCTTGGTCGCCCTCTGTGTCTGTGCCGCTCCTTGCTGTCCATGTCTCGCCTCGCTGCCGTTGGTTCGCCTGCGGGCCTCCTCTTCGTCCGTCTTCTGCGGCCAGTC
Protein-coding sequences here:
- the LOC142578512 gene encoding uncharacterized protein LOC142578512; the encoded protein is MPYDDKKMKLKEANRCFRCTRLRHTAKTCKANIRCKICRKWHATSMCRSKELIAQCTASTPGEIENLEEKTSTCQFMNLTSNVFLQTAVELAEGRRQSCCCHVLLNVKASLEKQYSQEKTALLSEQMVRTKELLSKHREEVEQLEKTVEARLADERRRMTEELHVLRCSLREKEQALRRCTKEQQAKASAEMAELINKHGEVVRKLSSALEVEQKKTESLRSALDSLKKETDKIVELAERITRASLGSTVEQSTAIRRLAEENATLRREAEAARAEYESMLSEEKSRLKDQVETVHAGYELTLQNLEEKLRGTEVDHRRHLKELLARQKQYQEEVKLKDEELLLLKHAVEEYADTLGSQRLKYYQELENIERSLEAKHAAEIESLKSEHRENIEVLIESLQRELLNYRKKSPKEQAKEIKSNGSTSQNKRLGWEAFMKGWYEA